The following are from one region of the Rhizobacter sp. AJA081-3 genome:
- a CDS encoding NAD(P)-binding domain-containing protein encodes MDYTYLYLLVIVLAVALYVRRHRRLHHAHAQELKQTLEAGLGEPPSLHPVINPSRCIGSGSCARACPEEALGVVNGKAVLKNGAACIGHGACLSACPVEAITLVFGTEKRGIDIPHVSPEFETNVPGIYIAGELGGMGLIRKAAEQGRQAMDAIRRRANGSHDLDVLIVGCGPAGLSAGLAAIHHKLRYRLIEQEDSLGGAVYHYPRNKIAMTAPVQLALVGKVKFGEVSKEQLLEFWQDVVKRTGLQVSFRERLVGIERHGDGFVVQTEHGRFSCRSVLLAMGRRGTPRKLDVPGEEASKVVYRLVDAEQYRGQHVLVVGGGDSALEAAIALAEQAGTTVTLSYRSAAFARVKAKNRDRLEEMRQSGALQVLLSSTVKGIEQRLVNIEHEGRTLALPNQAVIVCAGGELPTPLLRKVGIQFETKFGTH; translated from the coding sequence ATGGACTACACCTACCTCTATCTGCTCGTCATCGTGCTGGCTGTTGCGCTGTATGTGCGGCGCCACCGGCGGCTGCACCACGCGCACGCGCAGGAGCTGAAGCAGACCCTCGAGGCCGGCCTGGGCGAGCCGCCTTCGCTGCACCCGGTGATCAACCCCTCGCGCTGCATCGGCTCGGGCTCCTGCGCGCGCGCCTGCCCGGAAGAGGCGCTGGGCGTCGTCAACGGCAAGGCGGTGCTGAAGAACGGCGCGGCCTGCATCGGCCACGGCGCCTGCTTGTCAGCCTGCCCGGTGGAGGCGATTACGCTGGTGTTCGGCACCGAAAAGCGCGGTATCGACATTCCGCACGTCAGCCCCGAGTTCGAGACCAACGTGCCGGGCATCTACATCGCCGGCGAGCTGGGCGGCATGGGCCTGATCCGCAAGGCCGCCGAGCAGGGCCGCCAGGCGATGGACGCGATCCGCCGCCGCGCCAACGGCTCGCACGATCTCGACGTGCTGATCGTCGGCTGCGGGCCGGCCGGCCTGTCGGCCGGTCTCGCGGCCATTCACCACAAGCTGCGCTACCGGCTGATCGAGCAGGAGGATTCGCTCGGCGGGGCGGTGTACCACTACCCGCGCAACAAGATCGCCATGACGGCGCCGGTGCAGCTGGCGCTGGTGGGCAAGGTCAAGTTCGGCGAGGTCAGCAAGGAGCAGTTGCTCGAGTTCTGGCAGGACGTGGTGAAGCGAACCGGGCTGCAGGTGTCGTTCCGCGAGCGGCTGGTGGGCATCGAGCGCCATGGCGACGGCTTCGTCGTGCAGACGGAGCATGGCCGGTTCTCCTGCCGCTCGGTGCTGCTGGCGATGGGGCGGCGCGGCACGCCGCGAAAGCTCGACGTGCCGGGCGAGGAAGCCTCGAAGGTGGTCTACCGGCTCGTCGATGCGGAGCAGTATCGCGGCCAGCATGTGCTGGTGGTGGGCGGCGGCGACAGCGCGCTCGAGGCCGCGATCGCCCTGGCCGAACAGGCCGGCACGACGGTGACGCTGTCCTACCGCAGCGCGGCGTTCGCACGTGTCAAGGCGAAGAACCGCGACCGCCTGGAGGAAATGCGGCAGTCCGGCGCCTTGCAGGTGCTGTTGTCATCCACGGTGAAGGGCATCGAGCAGCGGCTGGTGAACATCGAGCACGAGGGCCGTACGCTGGCGCTTCCCAATCAGGCGGTCATCGTGTGTGCCGGTGGGGAGTTGCCGACCCCCTTGCTGCGCAAGGTCGGCATCCAGTTCGAGACCAAGTTCGGCACGCACTGA
- the cysK gene encoding cysteine synthase A yields the protein MRASNVLQTIGNTPHIRVNRLFGATHQVWIKSERANPGGSIKDRIALSMIEAAEAAGSLKPGATIIEPTSGNTGVGLAMVAAVKGYKLILVMPDSMSVERRRLMLAYGASFVLTPREKGMNGSIARAKELLAETPNSWMPQQFENPANIDVHVRTTAAEIAADFPDGLDALVTGVGTGGHITGCAQVLKAKWPKLKVFAVEPAASPVISGGKPSPHPIQGIGAGFIPTNLHTQLLDGVIQVEAEAAREMARRSAREEGLLVGISSGATLAAIAQKLPELPAGATVLGFNYDTGERYLSIEGFLPTE from the coding sequence ATGCGCGCCAGCAACGTCCTGCAGACCATCGGCAACACGCCGCACATCCGCGTCAACCGCCTGTTCGGGGCTACCCACCAGGTGTGGATCAAGAGCGAGCGCGCCAACCCCGGCGGCTCGATCAAGGACCGCATCGCGCTGTCGATGATCGAGGCCGCCGAAGCGGCCGGTTCGCTCAAGCCGGGCGCCACCATCATCGAGCCGACCTCCGGCAACACCGGCGTGGGGCTGGCGATGGTCGCCGCGGTGAAGGGCTACAAGCTCATCCTGGTGATGCCCGACAGCATGAGCGTCGAGCGCCGCCGCCTGATGCTGGCCTACGGCGCGAGTTTCGTGCTGACACCGCGCGAGAAGGGCATGAACGGCTCGATCGCCCGCGCCAAGGAACTGCTCGCCGAGACGCCGAACTCCTGGATGCCGCAGCAGTTCGAGAACCCGGCCAACATCGACGTGCACGTGCGCACCACCGCCGCCGAGATCGCCGCCGACTTTCCCGACGGGCTGGACGCGCTAGTCACCGGCGTGGGCACCGGCGGCCACATCACCGGCTGCGCGCAGGTGCTCAAGGCGAAGTGGCCGAAGCTGAAGGTGTTCGCGGTCGAGCCGGCGGCCTCGCCGGTGATCAGCGGCGGCAAGCCCAGCCCGCACCCGATCCAGGGCATCGGCGCGGGCTTCATCCCGACCAACCTGCACACGCAGCTGCTCGACGGCGTGATCCAGGTCGAGGCCGAGGCGGCGCGCGAGATGGCGCGGCGCTCGGCACGCGAGGAAGGCCTGCTGGTGGGCATCTCTTCAGGCGCCACGCTGGCGGCGATCGCGCAGAAGCTGCCCGAGCTGCCGGCCGGCGCCACGGTGCTCGGCTTCAACTACGACACCGGCGAGCGCTACCTCTCCATCGAAGGCTTCCTGCCCACAGAGTGA
- a CDS encoding YecA family protein, with amino-acid sequence MFSDHVNAQSDMTTRRHAPPVAHRGPPQQALTEEDLLQLQQLLDTVPAPLEPLDVSMLDGFLCGVLLQPQRVAETSWLPHVTDADGRALPAGFDVARLRELVLRRHAELDAAIESRQWFDPWVFELDGDGSASPSEAAYAWVAGFATAMEFFPQLLRLDAQRLREPLALLYRHLDADDLEDADDLIEEIESLEPPADLSEAVEELVRATLLLADVSRPVKSEPARVVRPPRPRR; translated from the coding sequence TTGTTCAGCGATCACGTCAACGCACAATCGGACATGACCACACGAAGACACGCACCGCCCGTTGCGCATCGCGGGCCGCCGCAGCAAGCGCTCACGGAAGAGGATCTGCTTCAGCTTCAGCAACTGCTCGACACCGTGCCCGCGCCACTCGAGCCGCTGGACGTGAGCATGCTGGATGGTTTCCTCTGTGGCGTCCTGTTGCAGCCCCAGCGTGTCGCGGAAACGTCATGGCTGCCCCACGTGACCGACGCCGACGGCCGTGCGCTGCCCGCCGGCTTCGACGTCGCCCGGCTGCGCGAGCTGGTGCTTCGACGGCATGCCGAACTCGACGCCGCGATCGAGTCCCGACAATGGTTCGACCCCTGGGTGTTTGAACTGGATGGCGACGGATCGGCGTCGCCGAGCGAAGCCGCCTACGCCTGGGTGGCCGGTTTCGCCACGGCGATGGAGTTCTTCCCGCAGTTGCTTCGCCTGGACGCTCAGCGGCTGCGCGAACCGCTGGCGCTGCTGTATCGCCATCTCGATGCCGACGACCTCGAGGATGCCGACGATCTGATCGAGGAGATCGAGTCGCTCGAGCCACCCGCCGACCTGAGCGAGGCGGTCGAGGAGCTGGTGCGCGCCACGCTGCTCCTCGCCGACGTGTCGCGGCCCGTCAAGAGCGAGCCCGCGAGGGTTGTGCGGCCACCTCGACCGCGGCGCTGA
- the creC gene encoding two-component system sensor histidine kinase CreC, whose product MSRRTIVFVGILLAYALGVGLLMYRLLADIDPRYRESAEESLVETAHLLAATVEQHSSEGRIDAEQLRPVFRSLYARSFSARIFGFEKTGVEMQALVIGRDGIVLFDSIGQREGEDFSQWRDVRAALQGDYRARTTPKIPGDELSSVMYVSAPVRSGGEIVGVVSVGKPVQGLNQFVAAARRKTMVVGATSVAAVLLLAVILSLWLVRPFGLLADYVRYVRSQRSFSLPRLGRRALGTLGAAYDEMRDALAGRNYVADYVQTLTHEIKSPLSAIRGAAELLHEPGMPAADRQRFTANIERETQRIQELVDRMMELAALESQRRLPKVEPVALRPLLAELVASAQASGAARSIRVELAPGAPAWVEGEAFLLRRAIGNLLANALDFSPEGGPVLVELLARSRGVDIVVRDQGPGIPEYADARVFEKFYSLARPHSNKKSTGLGLPFVKEIAELHHGRVTLRNGEGGGAVATLSLPAIEAPPTA is encoded by the coding sequence GTGAGCCGCCGAACCATCGTCTTCGTCGGCATCCTGCTCGCGTATGCGCTGGGTGTGGGGCTGCTGATGTACCGGCTGCTCGCCGACATCGACCCGCGCTACCGTGAGTCGGCCGAGGAGTCATTGGTGGAGACGGCGCACCTGCTCGCCGCCACCGTCGAGCAGCACAGCAGCGAGGGCCGCATCGACGCGGAGCAGTTGCGCCCGGTGTTTCGCTCGCTGTACGCGCGAAGTTTCTCCGCGCGCATCTTCGGCTTCGAGAAGACTGGCGTCGAAATGCAGGCGCTGGTGATCGGTCGCGACGGCATCGTGCTGTTCGACTCGATCGGCCAGCGCGAGGGGGAGGACTTCTCGCAGTGGCGCGACGTGCGCGCCGCCCTGCAGGGCGACTACCGCGCCCGCACCACGCCGAAGATTCCCGGCGACGAGCTGAGCTCGGTGATGTACGTCTCCGCGCCGGTGCGCTCGGGCGGAGAGATCGTCGGCGTGGTCAGCGTGGGCAAGCCGGTGCAGGGCCTGAACCAGTTCGTCGCCGCGGCGCGGCGCAAGACGATGGTCGTCGGCGCGACTTCCGTGGCCGCGGTGCTGCTGCTCGCGGTGATCCTGTCGCTCTGGCTGGTGCGGCCCTTCGGGCTGCTGGCCGACTACGTGCGCTACGTGCGCTCGCAGCGCTCGTTCAGTCTGCCGCGCCTGGGCCGGCGTGCGCTCGGCACGCTGGGCGCCGCCTACGACGAGATGCGCGACGCGCTGGCCGGACGCAACTACGTGGCCGACTACGTGCAGACGCTCACCCACGAGATCAAGAGCCCGCTGTCGGCCATCCGCGGCGCGGCCGAACTGCTGCACGAGCCCGGCATGCCCGCGGCCGACCGCCAGCGCTTCACCGCCAACATCGAGCGCGAGACTCAGCGCATCCAGGAGCTGGTGGACCGCATGATGGAGCTGGCCGCGCTCGAGTCGCAGCGCCGCCTGCCGAAGGTCGAGCCGGTGGCGCTGCGGCCGCTGCTGGCGGAGCTGGTGGCCAGCGCGCAGGCCAGCGGCGCGGCGCGCAGCATCCGCGTCGAGCTGGCCCCAGGTGCGCCGGCCTGGGTCGAGGGCGAAGCCTTCCTGCTGCGGCGCGCGATCGGCAACCTGCTGGCCAACGCGCTGGACTTCTCGCCCGAGGGCGGCCCGGTGCTCGTCGAGCTGCTGGCGCGCTCGCGCGGCGTCGACATCGTCGTGCGCGACCAGGGCCCTGGCATCCCGGAGTACGCCGACGCGCGCGTGTTCGAGAAGTTCTATTCGCTGGCCAGGCCGCACTCCAACAAGAAGAGCACCGGCCTCGGCCTGCCCTTCGTGAAGGAGATCGCCGAACTGCACCACGGACGCGTGACGCTGCGCAATGGCGAAGGCGGCGGGGCGGTGGCCACGCTGTCGCTGCCCGCCATCGAGGCCCCGCCCACGGCCTGA
- the creB gene encoding two-component system response regulator CreB yields the protein MKPDILIVEDEPGIADTLQYALRTDGFEPHWVATGEAALARQREAPAALLILDVGLPDLNGFEVFKRLRDFSDVPVVFLTARADEIDRVVGLELGADDYVAKPFSPRELVARLRTILRRASRTPVAAATPVLPFAVDEGRRQIRFYGQLLDLSRYEYGLLKTLIERPGHVYSRDTLLDKVWDERSDSLDRTVDAHVKTLRAKLKQVAPQLEPIRTHRGSGYALAEDLPPSP from the coding sequence GTGAAGCCAGACATCCTCATCGTCGAGGACGAGCCCGGCATCGCCGACACGCTGCAGTACGCGCTGCGCACCGACGGCTTCGAGCCGCACTGGGTGGCCACCGGCGAGGCGGCGCTGGCGCGCCAGCGCGAGGCCCCGGCGGCGCTGTTGATCCTCGACGTCGGCCTGCCCGACCTGAACGGCTTCGAGGTCTTCAAGAGGCTGCGCGACTTCAGCGACGTGCCAGTGGTCTTTCTCACCGCGCGCGCCGACGAGATCGACCGCGTGGTCGGCCTGGAGCTCGGCGCCGACGACTATGTCGCCAAACCCTTCTCGCCGCGCGAACTGGTGGCGCGGCTGCGCACCATCCTGCGCCGGGCTTCGCGCACGCCCGTGGCCGCGGCGACGCCGGTGCTGCCCTTCGCCGTGGACGAGGGCCGCCGGCAGATCCGCTTCTATGGCCAGCTGCTCGACTTGTCGCGCTACGAATACGGCCTGCTGAAGACGCTGATCGAGCGGCCCGGCCACGTGTACAGCCGCGACACGCTGCTCGACAAGGTCTGGGACGAACGCAGTGACAGCCTCGACCGCACTGTCGACGCGCACGTGAAGACGCTGCGCGCCAAGCTCAAGCAGGTGGCGCCGCAGCTCGAGCCGATCCGCACCCACCGCGGCAGCGGCTATGCGCTGGCCGAGGACCTGCCGCCCAGCCCGTGA
- a CDS encoding primosomal protein N' codes for MTTMVRLQVAVDTPQHAGLSGALDYLSEHPLSPGTLVRAPLGRRDLLGIVWSQGAGALAESELRPLSAVLGELPPLDDAWRALVDFASGYYQRGLGELALAVLPPELHKLDGSQLAARLRKLHKAMAKPPDTVADTAPAPSEAQSAVLDQLAQATPALPVLLHGITGSGKTEIYLHAAARALDAGRQALVLVPEINLTPQLEARFAARFAGRRIVSLHSGLTPAQRLRSWLAAHLGLADLVLGTRMAVFAPMPRLGLIVVDEEHDPSYKQQEGARYSARDLAVYRARLQGARVLLGSATPSLESWQRANEGRYLRLSLPARIGGASLPRVRLVDMNQQPKGQGAGTALSPPLIEAIRQRIARGEQSLVFLNRRGYAPVLHCADCGWKSGCPHCSAWRVFHKLDRTLRCHHCGFTERVPRACPDCGNLDIAPIGRGTERLEEQIAQLLAGEDGMPPRIARIDADSTRLKGSLEAQLGAVHAGEVDVLVGTQMITKGHDFRRITLVAAVNPDSALFSSDFRAPERLFALLMQAGGRAGRSTDHAQQSEMWVQSWHPQHPLYAALRQHDFAAFAASQLKEREAAGLPPFAHLAMLRADAKQAEAAQAFLQAAAELAATLPSAESVSVYAPVPLPVARVAGVERMQMMVESAARPALQRFLAQWVPALHALRRSPQHKVLRWAIDVDPLSI; via the coding sequence ATGACCACGATGGTGCGTCTGCAAGTGGCGGTGGACACGCCTCAGCACGCTGGCTTGAGCGGCGCACTGGACTACCTGAGTGAGCATCCGCTCTCGCCTGGAACCCTGGTGAGAGCGCCCTTGGGGCGTCGCGATCTGCTGGGCATCGTCTGGTCTCAGGGCGCCGGCGCACTCGCCGAGAGCGAGTTGCGACCCCTTTCGGCCGTGCTCGGCGAACTCCCGCCCTTGGACGACGCGTGGCGAGCCCTTGTGGATTTTGCATCTGGTTACTACCAGCGCGGCCTGGGTGAACTGGCGCTCGCCGTGCTCCCGCCAGAGCTGCACAAACTCGACGGCAGCCAGTTGGCGGCTCGGCTGCGCAAGCTGCACAAGGCGATGGCGAAGCCACCCGACACGGTGGCCGACACCGCCCCGGCCCCGAGCGAGGCGCAGTCGGCCGTGCTCGATCAGCTGGCGCAGGCGACGCCGGCGCTGCCGGTGCTGCTGCACGGCATCACCGGCAGCGGCAAGACCGAGATCTACCTGCACGCCGCCGCCCGCGCGCTGGACGCCGGCCGCCAGGCCCTCGTGCTGGTGCCCGAGATCAACCTCACGCCCCAGCTGGAGGCGCGTTTCGCGGCGCGCTTCGCGGGCCGGCGCATCGTCTCGCTGCACAGCGGGCTGACGCCGGCGCAGCGGCTGCGCAGCTGGCTGGCCGCGCACCTGGGCCTGGCGGACCTGGTGCTGGGCACGCGCATGGCGGTGTTCGCACCGATGCCGCGCCTGGGCCTGATCGTCGTCGACGAGGAGCACGATCCCTCGTACAAGCAGCAGGAAGGCGCACGCTACTCGGCGCGCGACCTGGCCGTCTACCGCGCCCGCCTGCAGGGCGCTCGGGTGCTGCTCGGATCGGCCACGCCCTCGCTGGAGAGCTGGCAGCGTGCCAACGAAGGACGCTACCTGCGGCTCAGCCTGCCGGCGCGCATCGGCGGGGCCTCGCTGCCGCGCGTGCGCCTGGTCGACATGAACCAGCAGCCCAAGGGCCAGGGGGCCGGCACGGCGCTCTCGCCGCCGCTGATCGAGGCGATCCGCCAGCGCATCGCGCGCGGCGAGCAGAGCCTGGTGTTCCTCAACCGCCGCGGCTACGCCCCGGTGCTGCACTGCGCCGACTGCGGCTGGAAGAGCGGCTGCCCGCACTGCAGCGCCTGGCGCGTCTTCCACAAGCTCGACCGCACGCTGCGCTGCCACCACTGCGGCTTCACCGAGCGCGTGCCGCGCGCCTGCCCCGACTGCGGCAATCTCGACATCGCGCCGATCGGCCGAGGCACCGAGCGTCTGGAGGAGCAGATCGCCCAGTTGCTCGCCGGCGAGGACGGCATGCCGCCTCGCATCGCCCGCATCGATGCCGACAGCACGCGGCTGAAGGGCTCGCTCGAAGCGCAGCTCGGCGCCGTGCATGCCGGCGAGGTCGACGTTCTGGTGGGCACGCAGATGATCACCAAGGGGCACGACTTCCGCCGCATCACGCTGGTGGCTGCAGTGAACCCCGACAGCGCGCTGTTCAGCAGCGATTTCCGCGCGCCGGAGCGGCTGTTCGCGTTGCTGATGCAGGCCGGCGGCCGCGCCGGGCGATCGACCGATCACGCGCAGCAGTCGGAGATGTGGGTGCAGTCCTGGCATCCGCAGCACCCGCTGTACGCGGCCTTGCGCCAGCACGATTTCGCGGCTTTCGCGGCGAGCCAGCTGAAGGAGCGCGAGGCGGCCGGGCTGCCGCCCTTCGCGCACCTGGCGATGCTGCGTGCCGACGCGAAGCAGGCCGAAGCGGCGCAGGCCTTCCTGCAGGCTGCCGCCGAGCTGGCGGCCACCCTGCCCAGTGCCGAATCGGTCAGCGTCTACGCGCCGGTGCCGCTGCCGGTGGCGCGTGTGGCCGGGGTCGAGCGCATGCAGATGATGGTCGAGTCGGCCGCACGGCCGGCGCTGCAGCGCTTCCTCGCGCAGTGGGTGCCGGCGCTGCACGCGCTGCGCCGCAGCCCGCAGCACAAGGTGCTGCGCTGGGCCATCGACGTGGACCCGCTGAGCATCTGA
- the hemE gene encoding uroporphyrinogen decarboxylase: MFAPLQNDSFLRACLRQPTEHTPVWLMRQAGRYLPEYRDTRGKAGSFMGLATNTQYATDVTLQPLDRYALDAAILFSDILTVPDAMGLGLSFALGEGPKFAHAVRDEAAVARLAVPDMDKLRYVFDAVTSIRKALNGRVPLIGFSGSPWTLACYMVEGAGSDDYRLVKSMLYARPDLMHRILAINADAVALYLNTQIEAGAQAVMVFDSWGGVLADGAFQEFSLAYTRRVLKQLKREHAGARIPHIVFTKGGGLWVEEIAAGVDGVAPDVVGLDWTMSLAKARRLTGDRVALQGNLDPNVLFAEPDQIRAEAIKVLESFGPQRSAQGTQGGHVFNLGHGISQHTPPESVSVLVDTVHEVSRRMRTA, encoded by the coding sequence ATGTTTGCCCCCCTCCAGAACGACAGCTTCCTGCGCGCCTGCCTGCGCCAGCCCACCGAGCACACTCCCGTCTGGCTGATGCGCCAGGCCGGGCGCTACCTGCCGGAGTACCGCGACACGCGCGGCAAGGCGGGCAGCTTCATGGGCCTGGCCACCAACACGCAGTACGCCACCGACGTCACCTTGCAGCCGCTGGACCGCTACGCGCTCGATGCGGCCATCCTGTTCAGCGACATCCTCACCGTGCCCGACGCGATGGGCCTGGGCCTGAGCTTCGCGCTCGGCGAGGGGCCGAAGTTCGCCCACGCGGTGCGTGACGAGGCGGCCGTCGCCCGGCTTGCGGTGCCCGACATGGACAAGCTGCGCTACGTGTTCGACGCGGTCACCTCGATCCGCAAGGCGCTCAACGGCCGCGTGCCGCTGATCGGCTTTTCCGGCAGCCCCTGGACGCTGGCCTGCTACATGGTCGAAGGCGCCGGCTCGGACGACTACCGTCTGGTCAAGAGCATGCTGTACGCACGGCCGGACTTGATGCACCGCATCCTGGCGATCAACGCCGACGCGGTGGCGCTGTACCTGAACACGCAGATCGAAGCCGGCGCGCAGGCCGTGATGGTGTTCGACAGCTGGGGCGGCGTGCTGGCCGACGGGGCCTTCCAGGAGTTCAGCCTCGCCTACACCCGCCGGGTGCTCAAGCAGCTCAAGCGCGAACACGCCGGCGCCCGCATTCCGCACATCGTCTTCACCAAGGGCGGCGGCTTGTGGGTGGAGGAGATCGCCGCCGGCGTGGACGGTGTGGCGCCCGACGTGGTCGGCCTGGACTGGACGATGAGCTTGGCGAAGGCGCGCCGCCTGACCGGGGATCGCGTGGCGCTGCAGGGCAACCTTGACCCGAACGTGCTGTTCGCCGAGCCGGATCAGATCCGCGCCGAGGCCATCAAGGTGCTGGAGAGTTTCGGCCCGCAGCGCTCGGCACAAGGCACGCAGGGCGGCCATGTGTTCAACCTTGGCCACGGCATCAGCCAGCACACGCCGCCGGAATCGGTGTCGGTGCTGGTCGACACCGTTCACGAGGTCTCGCGGCGCATGCGCACGGCCTGA
- a CDS encoding diguanylate cyclase — MDAKTIAWVLPHPGYDDEPTLGPLREQGFRVVTCVAGETPPADAELRVLQADLFADSRRLRREYVLDARPTLIVASTAAQEVDALGFIKPRDDVVRGLQPAELLVLRLARLLKHAGGEALLQSLEFTDELTGLANRKRWQSQLAQELGNELAQECRAVVLFDLDHFKHINDRFGHQAGDKVLREAAALLLAETAPGDKLARWGGEEFVALISRYDRQTVTADVQRMLQRLAGHAFFPPAAAAGGAPFERLINRFDDTAPAPLEADTTRRMPVTASAGLAFLRERSTFADVMNQADVALFEAKSRGRNRLVSYETLQEASGNEDRDLYVRHFENVTRVMTERMTSLVTNMGRSLVEAARREANQDALTQLHNRRYFDSRLAREFETARKHGRSLTIALVDLDHFHDVNATYGYPTGDHVLRRFSEVARNSVRLTDWLARYGGEEFCLVMPDTDLETGARVAERVRRNVAATTLQSIDQRPVTLTASVGVAQLGEQTDSPLSLVQRASEALLGAKQAGRNRLVVDAS, encoded by the coding sequence GTGGATGCCAAGACGATTGCCTGGGTGCTGCCGCATCCGGGCTACGACGACGAACCGACGCTCGGGCCGCTGCGGGAGCAGGGCTTTCGCGTCGTCACCTGCGTGGCAGGCGAGACGCCGCCCGCCGACGCCGAGCTGCGCGTGCTGCAGGCCGACCTGTTCGCCGACTCGCGCCGCCTGCGCCGCGAATACGTGCTCGACGCACGCCCGACGCTGATCGTGGCCAGCACCGCCGCGCAGGAGGTCGACGCGCTGGGCTTCATCAAGCCGCGCGACGACGTGGTGCGCGGGCTGCAGCCGGCCGAGCTGCTGGTGCTGCGCCTGGCGCGCTTGCTCAAGCATGCCGGCGGCGAGGCGCTGTTGCAGTCGCTGGAGTTCACCGACGAGCTCACCGGGCTGGCCAACCGCAAACGCTGGCAGTCCCAGCTCGCGCAGGAGCTGGGCAACGAACTGGCGCAGGAATGCCGCGCCGTGGTGCTGTTCGATCTCGACCACTTCAAGCACATCAACGATCGCTTCGGCCACCAGGCTGGCGACAAGGTGCTGCGCGAGGCCGCCGCGCTGCTGCTGGCCGAGACGGCGCCGGGCGACAAGCTGGCGCGCTGGGGCGGCGAGGAGTTCGTCGCGCTGATCTCGCGCTACGACCGGCAGACCGTCACTGCCGACGTGCAGCGCATGCTGCAGCGGCTGGCCGGCCATGCCTTCTTCCCGCCCGCCGCTGCGGCCGGCGGTGCGCCGTTCGAGCGGCTGATCAACCGCTTCGACGACACGGCGCCGGCGCCGCTGGAGGCCGACACCACGCGGCGCATGCCGGTGACGGCCAGCGCCGGGCTGGCTTTCCTGCGCGAACGTTCCACCTTCGCCGACGTGATGAACCAGGCCGACGTGGCGTTGTTCGAGGCCAAGAGCCGCGGGCGCAACCGGCTCGTCTCGTACGAGACGCTGCAGGAGGCCTCCGGCAACGAGGACCGCGATCTCTACGTGCGCCACTTCGAGAACGTCACCCGCGTGATGACCGAGCGCATGACCTCGCTGGTCACCAACATGGGCCGCAGCCTCGTCGAGGCGGCGCGCCGCGAGGCCAACCAGGACGCGCTGACGCAGCTGCACAACCGCCGCTACTTCGATTCGCGCCTGGCGCGCGAATTCGAGACGGCGCGCAAGCATGGCCGCTCGCTGACCATCGCACTGGTCGACCTCGATCACTTCCACGACGTCAACGCCACCTATGGTTATCCGACCGGCGACCACGTGCTGCGCCGCTTCTCGGAGGTCGCGCGCAACAGCGTGCGCCTGACCGACTGGCTGGCGCGCTACGGCGGGGAGGAGTTCTGCCTGGTGATGCCCGACACCGACCTCGAGACAGGTGCCCGAGTGGCCGAGCGGGTGCGGCGCAACGTCGCGGCGACCACGCTGCAGAGCATCGACCAGCGCCCCGTGACGCTCACCGCCAGCGTGGGAGTCGCTCAGCTGGGTGAGCAGACCGACAGCCCGCTGTCGCTGGTGCAGCGGGCCAGCGAGGCGCTGCTCGGCGCCAAGCAGGCGGGCCGCAACCGCCTCGTGGTGGACGCGTCCTAG
- a CDS encoding phasin family protein encodes MLNNEQFAAAQKAQLATLMGLTATGIEATEKLFALNIDTAKAALAEAQSKAESALTAKDVQSFFALQADVMQPSAEKAGAYGRKLYDILAGVQAEVSKVTESGATDAQKKFVAMVEAAAKNAPAGSENAVSFAKAAVSAANDAFDNLQKATKQAVAAAEANVTTLSAVVSKPVAGKGRRAA; translated from the coding sequence ATGCTGAACAACGAACAATTCGCCGCTGCCCAGAAGGCCCAACTCGCCACGCTGATGGGCCTGACCGCCACCGGCATCGAAGCCACCGAGAAGCTGTTCGCTCTGAACATCGACACCGCCAAGGCCGCGCTGGCCGAAGCCCAGTCGAAGGCCGAGTCCGCTCTGACCGCCAAGGACGTGCAGTCGTTCTTCGCCCTGCAGGCCGATGTGATGCAGCCGTCCGCCGAGAAGGCCGGTGCCTACGGCCGCAAGCTGTACGACATCCTCGCCGGCGTGCAGGCCGAAGTCAGCAAGGTCACCGAATCCGGCGCCACCGACGCGCAGAAGAAGTTCGTCGCGATGGTCGAAGCCGCCGCCAAGAACGCCCCGGCCGGCTCGGAGAATGCCGTGTCGTTCGCCAAGGCCGCCGTGTCTGCCGCCAACGATGCTTTCGACAACCTGCAAAAGGCCACCAAGCAGGCCGTCGCCGCTGCCGAAGCCAATGTCACGACGCTCAGCGCCGTGGTGTCCAAGCCGGTCGCCGGCAAGGGCCGCCGCGCCGCCTGA